One window of Marinobacterium aestuarii genomic DNA carries:
- the gspG gene encoding type II secretion system major pseudopilin GspG: MSIFPTHAKPSTASAGIRHGVAGFTLLELLVVLVILGLLASLVGPQVLKHLGTSKTKTAALQIEELSAALDLYRLEVGRYPTGAEGLDALIKKPSSAPNWNGPYLKKTVVRKDPWGYDYVYVFPGQHGEFDLYSLGADNRDGGDGENQDVRSWE, from the coding sequence GTGAGTATTTTTCCCACCCATGCAAAGCCCTCCACTGCCTCTGCCGGCATTCGCCATGGAGTCGCGGGCTTTACGCTGCTTGAACTGCTGGTGGTGCTGGTGATCCTCGGGTTACTGGCGAGCCTGGTGGGCCCGCAGGTGCTCAAGCATCTGGGCACCTCCAAAACTAAAACTGCGGCGCTGCAGATCGAAGAACTGAGTGCGGCGCTCGATCTGTACCGGCTTGAAGTGGGCCGTTATCCGACGGGGGCCGAGGGGCTGGATGCGCTGATCAAGAAACCCTCCAGTGCGCCGAACTGGAATGGCCCCTATCTGAAGAAAACCGTGGTGCGCAAGGATCCCTGGGGCTATGACTATGTTTATGTCTTTCCGGGTCAGCACGGCGAATTTGATCTTTATTCTCTGGGCGCTGATAACCGCGACGGCGGTGATGGGGAGAACCAGGATGTGCGCAGCTGGGAGTAA
- a CDS encoding general secretion pathway protein GspK, producing MAAKPCCNHSGPSRAGWQQRGLALVAVLWVLVLLSLLAANLSQGSRSNAQLAQNLVAATQGKYASEAGMQWALWNLQQPPDEQWLADGSVQRLLLDDIPVRVALQDESGKIDLNAAPVELLSGLFLAAELDASTADALADAILDWRDDDDLRRLNGAEDDDYLAAGREDGAKDASFERVEELQRVLGMTADIYRRVKGSLTVFNGLPAINPLYAPRLALLALPGADEGTVDQYIEQRRRNRLDGLDAPEPPLPESQYMTAGREGVNYTVLAEAEVGPVVRARFSAQIQRRGRSAQGGLSRVQREMEPLFEEVGM from the coding sequence ATGGCGGCAAAACCCTGTTGTAATCATTCCGGGCCTAGTCGTGCTGGCTGGCAACAGCGGGGCCTGGCGCTGGTCGCCGTACTCTGGGTGCTGGTACTGCTGTCGCTGCTGGCGGCCAACCTGTCCCAGGGCAGTCGCAGCAATGCCCAGCTGGCGCAGAACCTGGTGGCGGCGACCCAGGGCAAGTATGCCAGCGAAGCCGGCATGCAGTGGGCGCTGTGGAATCTGCAGCAACCGCCGGATGAACAGTGGCTGGCCGATGGCAGCGTACAGCGGCTGTTGCTGGATGATATCCCGGTGCGGGTGGCGTTGCAGGATGAGAGCGGCAAGATTGATCTGAATGCGGCGCCAGTCGAGCTGCTGAGTGGGCTCTTCCTGGCAGCAGAGCTGGACGCTTCCACGGCTGATGCATTGGCCGATGCGATTCTGGATTGGCGTGACGATGACGACCTGCGTCGCCTCAACGGCGCTGAGGATGATGACTATCTGGCAGCGGGTCGGGAAGACGGGGCCAAGGATGCGTCCTTTGAAAGGGTCGAGGAGCTGCAACGGGTGCTGGGTATGACGGCGGACATCTACCGCCGCGTCAAGGGCAGCCTGACCGTTTTCAATGGCCTGCCGGCCATCAATCCACTGTACGCGCCGCGGCTGGCGTTGCTGGCATTGCCCGGCGCGGATGAGGGCACGGTCGATCAGTATATCGAACAGCGGCGGCGTAACCGACTCGATGGTCTGGATGCGCCGGAACCGCCGTTGCCTGAGTCTCAGTACATGACTGCCGGGCGCGAGGGGGTTAACTACACAGTGCTGGCCGAAGCCGAGGTCGGGCCGGTGGTGCGGGCGCGTTTCAGTGCCCAGATTCAGCGTCGCGGCCGTTCGGCTCAGGGTGGGCTGAGCCGAGTTCAGCGCGAAATGGAACCGCTGTTTGAAGAAGTCGGCATGTAA
- a CDS encoding PilN domain-containing protein encodes MIETTGSRLQRWREGLFQLLSGFWYWWSAELRGLLPASWRRRFSVMALVLRIEQPEDPQLVVLDHDEEAYRVALDSVPAPQLRQQLMQMARDAGHTLLQLDARSVLHKMLTLPAVTESRLESVLGFEMDRHTPFRADEVYYGYRVARRDSANQRILVDLYLLPRSRLDRLLQQLQNFGIVPTAVFPIDVITPSAFESQTLNLLPRQQRSSAGQQRQRSLRNRILLSVVLLALLAGFPLYERSQRVASLEAALEQPRSQAQRAQQVRAEIDTLVDGRQFLGRKKAAQVPALIILDELTRQLPDNTWLSRFELNGQVLRIQGESGSASSLIGLLEGSELLMTVDFTSPVTINPRSRRERFSIEARLETGAAAVIPTGPEVEAAP; translated from the coding sequence GTGATCGAGACAACCGGTAGCCGATTGCAGCGTTGGCGAGAGGGGCTTTTTCAGCTTCTGTCCGGTTTTTGGTATTGGTGGAGCGCCGAGCTACGTGGGCTGCTGCCGGCCAGCTGGCGCCGGCGCTTCAGTGTTATGGCACTGGTGCTGCGTATCGAGCAGCCGGAAGATCCGCAGCTGGTGGTGCTGGATCATGACGAAGAAGCCTATCGCGTGGCGCTGGACAGCGTCCCTGCGCCGCAACTGCGGCAGCAACTGATGCAGATGGCACGTGATGCCGGCCATACCCTGCTGCAGCTGGATGCTCGCAGCGTTTTGCACAAGATGTTGACCCTGCCGGCGGTTACCGAATCACGGCTTGAATCGGTACTGGGATTCGAGATGGATCGCCATACACCCTTTCGTGCCGATGAGGTTTACTACGGTTACCGGGTTGCCCGGCGCGACAGCGCGAATCAGCGCATCCTGGTGGATCTGTATCTGTTGCCGCGCAGCCGTCTGGATAGGCTGCTGCAACAGCTGCAAAACTTTGGCATCGTGCCCACTGCAGTCTTCCCCATTGATGTCATTACGCCCAGCGCATTTGAAAGCCAGACCCTCAACCTGCTGCCCAGGCAGCAGCGCTCCAGCGCCGGTCAGCAGCGCCAGCGTTCACTGCGTAACCGCATTCTGCTGTCGGTCGTCTTGCTGGCGCTGCTGGCAGGCTTTCCGTTGTATGAGCGCTCGCAGCGGGTGGCCAGCCTCGAGGCTGCGCTGGAGCAACCCCGCAGTCAGGCACAGCGTGCCCAGCAGGTGCGCGCAGAAATCGATACGCTGGTCGATGGGCGGCAATTTCTGGGGCGCAAAAAAGCGGCTCAGGTGCCGGCATTGATTATCCTTGATGAGCTGACGCGCCAGCTGCCGGACAATACCTGGCTGAGTCGCTTTGAGCTGAATGGCCAGGTTCTGCGAATTCAGGGCGAGTCGGGCAGTGCTTCATCGCTTATCGGCTTGCTGGAGGGGTCCGAGTTGTTAATGACGGTGGATTTCACCTCCCCGGTGACCATCAATCCGCGCAGCCGTCGCGAGCGCTTCAGTATAGAGGCGCGACTGGAAACCGGCGCCGCTGCAGTAATTCCAACCGGGCCTGAAGTGGAAGCCGCACCATGA
- the gspM gene encoding type II secretion system protein GspM: protein MNRLSPQRSRLLAVGLLLILVLLVALLVKPVLGSYLSYGERIESLENQLSIYQRLAAGLADDEARLATLRAAEPVTDLYLPQNKPALAAAHLQQYLHSQVGRGGGQVISTQILTSAEAGPLQTIAIQVHMRGELNDLVNLFYSLESGKPALFAENITVLANPRRQSRVARRNNRRVEVQAVPALDIRFDLTGFAPREKTP, encoded by the coding sequence ATGAATCGCCTGAGCCCGCAACGCAGTCGCCTGCTGGCGGTGGGGCTGCTGCTGATACTGGTGCTGCTGGTGGCGCTGCTTGTCAAGCCGGTGCTGGGCAGCTATTTGAGCTACGGTGAACGCATCGAGTCGCTGGAAAATCAGCTGTCGATCTATCAGCGTCTGGCGGCTGGGCTGGCCGATGACGAGGCGCGCCTGGCAACCTTGCGGGCGGCGGAACCGGTTACCGATCTTTACTTGCCGCAGAACAAGCCTGCACTGGCGGCGGCGCATTTGCAGCAGTATCTGCACAGTCAGGTCGGCCGTGGTGGTGGCCAGGTCATCAGTACCCAGATTTTGACATCGGCCGAGGCGGGGCCTTTGCAAACCATCGCCATTCAGGTGCATATGCGCGGCGAGCTCAATGATCTGGTCAACCTGTTTTATAGCCTGGAGTCCGGCAAGCCGGCGCTGTTCGCCGAGAACATCACGGTACTGGCCAATCCGCGCCGACAAAGCCGGGTGGCGCGCAGAAATAACCGCCGGGTTGAAGTACAGGCCGTGCCGGCACTGGATATTCGCTTTGACCTGACAGGCTTTGCACCGCGGGAAAAAACACCATGA
- a CDS encoding GspH/FimT family pseudopilin has translation MCAAGSNGGVCVKAAAQAGFTLLELLVVLVLATLMLSLVVPRFAAVVPGVELKSTTQKTASLLRHARSRAMAESRLIAIDLDPDVHALRLSHREGPVVLPDSIALSLSDAGSLALGHEILAPLSLEASAPGPSIRFYPDGSSSGGSLLLSGPSGRYRIDVDWLTGRVHIDDGTPVEAVPNG, from the coding sequence ATGTGCGCAGCTGGGAGTAATGGCGGTGTCTGCGTGAAAGCCGCCGCCCAGGCCGGTTTTACGCTGCTGGAGCTGCTGGTGGTACTGGTGCTGGCCACCCTGATGCTGAGCCTGGTGGTGCCGCGCTTTGCGGCTGTAGTACCTGGGGTTGAGCTCAAAAGCACGACCCAGAAAACGGCCTCCTTGCTGCGCCATGCCCGCAGTCGGGCGATGGCGGAAAGCCGTCTGATCGCCATTGACCTTGATCCCGATGTCCATGCCCTGCGCCTGAGCCATCGCGAAGGTCCCGTTGTTCTGCCGGACAGCATAGCGCTGAGCCTCAGCGATGCCGGCAGCCTGGCGTTGGGGCATGAAATTCTAGCTCCACTGAGCCTCGAAGCCTCGGCGCCTGGGCCCAGCATCCGGTTTTATCCCGATGGCAGCTCCAGTGGCGGCAGTCTGCTGCTGAGCGGCCCGTCCGGGCGCTACCGGATCGATGTCGACTGGCTCACCGGTCGGGTGCATATCGATGATGGGACCCCGGTGGAGGCTGTGCCCAATGGCTAG
- a CDS encoding type IV pilus modification PilV family protein produces MASPFNARSCGQGAGRQHGFTLLEVLVAFVILALSLGVILQIFSLTMRTTGSASAQQQALLLAESRLAELSTLNELRSGRDQGPIDERFDWSSRVERFAFPDQELAVESFWVPYKIDVTVHWDGNQELTLTTLRLVNEQ; encoded by the coding sequence ATGGCTAGTCCATTCAACGCCCGATCCTGTGGCCAGGGTGCGGGCCGCCAGCACGGCTTTACACTGCTCGAAGTGTTGGTGGCCTTCGTGATTCTGGCGTTGTCCCTGGGTGTCATTCTGCAGATATTCTCGTTGACCATGCGTACCACCGGCAGCGCCAGTGCGCAGCAGCAGGCGCTATTGCTGGCCGAGTCGCGTCTGGCGGAACTCTCGACCCTGAACGAACTGCGCTCCGGGCGCGATCAGGGGCCTATTGATGAGCGTTTTGACTGGTCCTCGCGTGTTGAACGCTTTGCGTTTCCGGACCAGGAACTGGCCGTCGAGTCCTTCTGGGTACCCTATAAAATCGATGTGACGGTGCACTGGGATGGTAATCAGGAACTCACCCTGACCACGCTGCGCCTGGTCAACGAGCAATGA
- the gspD gene encoding type II secretion system secretin GspD, which produces MSNAIKTALLLVSCLALSACALKDMQNPDALDNPWRNPDAQRDAGPSGASAVSRKVLDSSAEPTRFAAEAGVPQGQDAPRTELYGGNGVFFDIGSDDKGAPAEGDITFNFQGAEISEVVKTILGDILQANYILDDQVRGVVNMQTSRPISRDALVPTLEKLLQVNGAALIDRNGLYEVVPIDSVNGGAISLRGNLSADRGYQILVVPLRYIGAQEMLKILEPLKPRQGMMEADERRNLLVLGGTQGELVSLRDTIKTFDVDQLQGMSVGLFRLQSVDAEVLVAELGAIFGDAADGPLAGMVRFMPIERLNALLVITAQRKYLSDARTWITRLDRSEGAQGLGMYVYYVQNGRAENMADMLGQLFDGQRRNRQAREADAARRPAAATTAAADADADGTVTRAEASAGPANIDVGEVSIIADNENNALLIMASPGDYDKVHKAIQKLDVLPLQVLVEATIVEVSLEDELQYGLQWFFKNHLGSGTKGFGTVGQSPISSAADVIGSGSYEVISGASTRALLNVLATDSRLNVVSSPTLMVLDNHTAEIKVGDQVPIQTSSTTNTSSDLGNTTSTIQYRDTGVLLEVTPRVNAGGMVVLDITQEVNDVDRTTSSGIDSPTIIQRRVNTSVAVQSGETLVLGGLIKENRTYSGEGIPYLRHVPLLGWAFGSRGKSTQRTELVVMITPTAVTDTADAREVTREYRNKLRGLELQSRPLDRGARVN; this is translated from the coding sequence ATGAGTAATGCCATCAAAACCGCGCTGCTGCTGGTCTCCTGTCTGGCACTGAGTGCCTGCGCCCTGAAAGACATGCAGAATCCGGACGCGCTCGATAATCCCTGGCGCAATCCGGATGCTCAGCGCGACGCCGGGCCCAGCGGGGCCAGTGCAGTGAGTCGCAAGGTGCTGGATAGTTCGGCGGAACCGACGCGTTTTGCCGCCGAGGCCGGTGTCCCGCAAGGCCAGGATGCACCGCGCACCGAGCTGTATGGCGGCAATGGCGTGTTTTTTGATATCGGCAGCGACGACAAGGGGGCGCCGGCGGAGGGGGATATCACCTTTAACTTCCAGGGTGCCGAGATCAGCGAGGTGGTGAAAACCATTCTGGGGGATATTCTGCAGGCCAATTACATTCTGGATGATCAGGTGCGCGGGGTCGTCAACATGCAGACCAGCCGGCCGATCAGCCGCGATGCGCTGGTGCCGACGCTGGAAAAGCTGCTGCAGGTTAACGGTGCGGCCCTGATTGATCGCAACGGCTTGTATGAAGTGGTACCCATCGACAGCGTCAACGGTGGCGCCATCAGCCTGCGGGGCAATCTGAGCGCGGACCGAGGCTACCAGATACTGGTGGTGCCGCTGCGCTATATCGGTGCCCAGGAAATGCTCAAGATACTGGAACCGCTGAAACCGCGCCAGGGCATGATGGAGGCCGATGAACGGCGCAATCTGCTGGTACTGGGCGGTACTCAGGGCGAGCTGGTGAGCCTGCGCGATACCATTAAAACCTTCGATGTGGATCAGCTGCAGGGCATGTCGGTGGGCCTGTTCCGGCTGCAGTCGGTGGATGCCGAGGTGCTGGTGGCGGAGCTGGGCGCCATCTTTGGCGATGCTGCCGACGGCCCTCTGGCAGGCATGGTGCGTTTTATGCCTATCGAACGGCTGAATGCGTTGCTGGTGATTACCGCCCAGCGCAAATATCTGTCGGATGCCAGGACCTGGATCACCCGGCTGGATCGCAGCGAAGGCGCCCAGGGGCTGGGCATGTATGTGTATTACGTGCAGAACGGACGGGCTGAAAACATGGCCGATATGCTCGGGCAGCTGTTTGATGGTCAGCGGCGCAACCGTCAGGCCCGCGAGGCGGATGCTGCACGCAGGCCTGCCGCCGCCACAACGGCGGCGGCGGACGCTGATGCAGACGGTACCGTCACAAGGGCTGAAGCCAGCGCAGGGCCCGCCAATATCGATGTGGGTGAGGTGAGCATTATCGCCGATAACGAAAACAACGCCCTGCTGATCATGGCGTCACCCGGCGATTACGACAAGGTGCACAAGGCCATACAGAAGCTGGATGTGCTGCCGCTGCAGGTGCTGGTTGAGGCCACCATTGTTGAAGTCTCGCTGGAAGATGAACTGCAGTACGGCCTGCAATGGTTCTTCAAAAACCATCTGGGCAGCGGCACCAAGGGCTTCGGTACTGTCGGGCAAAGCCCGATTTCCTCGGCGGCCGATGTGATCGGCAGCGGCAGTTACGAAGTGATCAGTGGCGCCAGTACCCGGGCATTGCTGAATGTACTGGCGACGGATTCACGCCTCAATGTGGTGTCTTCGCCCACCCTGATGGTGCTGGATAATCACACCGCCGAGATCAAGGTGGGTGATCAGGTGCCGATTCAAACCTCATCGACCACCAATACCAGCAGTGACCTTGGGAATACCACCAGCACAATTCAGTACCGTGATACCGGTGTACTGCTGGAAGTAACACCGCGGGTGAATGCCGGTGGCATGGTGGTACTGGATATTACCCAGGAAGTGAACGATGTCGATCGCACCACCAGTTCGGGTATCGACTCGCCCACCATTATCCAGCGCCGGGTGAATACCAGCGTTGCCGTGCAAAGCGGCGAAACCCTGGTGCTCGGCGGCCTGATCAAGGAAAACCGCACCTACAGCGGGGAAGGCATACCCTATCTGCGGCATGTGCCACTGCTGGGCTGGGCCTTTGGCAGCCGCGGCAAGAGCACCCAGCGCACCGAACTGGTGGTCATGATTACGCCCACGGCCGTCACCGATACGGCGGATGCGCGGGAGGTCACCCGCGAATACCGCAACAAGCTGCGCGGCCTTGAACTGCAGTCCAGACCCCTGGATAGAGGCGCGAGGGTCAACTAG
- a CDS encoding MSCRAMM family protein, which yields MKLLRSGNKLTRSLLGAVIGLGALSTVVWAAHPLVTLTGSDFEIERSFTAGDPGANIKLDDMGRIDWTDAGGVLTSGVTVVPDEDITIGNKTDDSAFGQGTSEDTAVPSVVAGGVPPNKSDLKKFGIYVEEDGDTFVNVFWTRVQDPNGTTNMDFEFNQSDVVSANGVTPIRTADDLLLQYDLANGGTKPELFLSQWITAASAGGAAASTVCEATNKFPCWGKKQNLSAANLAAGSINNVSILHADADGLDEGAGLDARTFGEAQFNLTGIVGSEECISFGSVYLKSRSSDSFTAALKDFIPPESVDITNCATVKIIKKDDAGTVLEGAEFTIYNDNAPTGTFNLDGATPDTVLLDGAGETVKCTTLANGTCQITDIFAGLYCAKETVVPPNYIGSDPQCFEVDPAIPVTEVEFTNRRLGSILVKKADDDGAALAGAVFEVISDTPDQSDVSLPVTLTESPTGYHCVDGLPIKNASLDVVSYTVSETTVPEGYFGASDASTSAVFETCATRTETTPADADVNLIFENERKPGAIKITKTTKDVNGDPTTIAHPGVTFNIYDDEDQLVGTQVTDVNGVACLADLNVGDTYKVEETAPTGYAGESAKNVEVTGDATCGSGDEDTVSFHNTPLGKFTISYDSLPMDGHGATKATVSCTGEGVGTVIAETDLFDGDSETSSSLNFETQATYTCTIVVDP from the coding sequence ATGAAACTACTTCGAAGCGGAAATAAACTGACGCGATCTTTGCTCGGTGCGGTAATTGGCCTCGGCGCATTATCGACGGTGGTTTGGGCGGCGCATCCGCTCGTAACACTGACAGGCAGCGATTTTGAAATTGAAAGATCGTTTACAGCTGGAGACCCCGGCGCGAATATCAAGCTGGACGATATGGGGAGGATCGACTGGACGGATGCCGGTGGAGTATTGACCAGCGGCGTTACCGTAGTTCCGGACGAGGATATCACTATCGGTAACAAGACCGATGACAGTGCCTTCGGTCAGGGAACCTCCGAGGACACTGCAGTGCCGAGCGTTGTTGCAGGGGGTGTTCCACCGAACAAAAGCGATCTGAAAAAATTCGGGATCTATGTCGAAGAGGATGGTGATACTTTCGTCAACGTATTCTGGACCCGAGTACAGGACCCGAACGGCACCACGAACATGGACTTCGAGTTCAACCAGTCGGATGTTGTATCAGCCAATGGCGTAACGCCGATACGTACCGCGGACGACCTGTTGCTGCAGTACGACCTGGCAAATGGCGGGACCAAGCCTGAGCTCTTCCTGTCCCAGTGGATAACGGCAGCCAGCGCTGGTGGCGCGGCGGCAAGTACAGTATGCGAGGCGACCAACAAATTTCCTTGCTGGGGTAAAAAACAAAACCTGTCTGCGGCCAATCTGGCAGCGGGTTCGATTAACAATGTCTCCATTCTGCATGCTGACGCCGACGGCCTCGATGAGGGTGCCGGGCTCGATGCGCGAACCTTTGGTGAGGCACAGTTTAATCTGACCGGGATAGTGGGTTCAGAAGAGTGTATAAGCTTCGGTAGCGTTTATCTGAAGAGCCGCTCGTCCGACTCTTTCACCGCGGCCTTGAAAGACTTTATTCCGCCTGAATCTGTCGATATTACCAACTGCGCTACTGTAAAAATTATCAAGAAAGATGATGCTGGTACCGTATTGGAAGGTGCCGAGTTCACCATCTATAACGACAATGCGCCGACGGGAACCTTCAATCTGGACGGTGCAACGCCTGACACTGTACTTTTGGATGGCGCTGGCGAGACAGTCAAATGTACAACGCTGGCTAATGGTACATGTCAAATCACCGATATCTTTGCCGGGCTTTATTGTGCGAAAGAGACAGTGGTGCCGCCCAACTATATCGGATCTGACCCGCAGTGTTTCGAAGTTGATCCTGCGATCCCGGTAACTGAAGTGGAATTCACCAACCGGCGACTGGGTTCCATCCTGGTGAAAAAGGCAGATGATGACGGTGCTGCGCTGGCTGGGGCTGTATTCGAGGTGATTTCCGACACTCCCGATCAAAGTGATGTTTCATTACCGGTTACTTTGACAGAAAGCCCGACGGGTTATCACTGTGTTGATGGCCTGCCGATCAAGAATGCTTCGCTGGATGTCGTCAGTTATACCGTAAGTGAAACGACGGTGCCTGAAGGCTATTTTGGCGCTTCTGACGCCTCGACATCTGCGGTATTCGAAACCTGTGCCACCCGCACCGAGACAACGCCAGCCGATGCTGATGTCAATCTGATTTTCGAGAACGAGCGGAAACCCGGAGCTATCAAAATCACTAAAACCACGAAGGACGTTAATGGTGACCCGACAACGATTGCGCATCCTGGCGTTACCTTCAACATCTATGACGACGAGGACCAGCTTGTGGGTACGCAAGTCACGGATGTAAATGGCGTAGCTTGCCTGGCTGATCTCAATGTCGGTGACACTTACAAGGTTGAGGAAACCGCGCCAACTGGTTATGCCGGTGAAAGTGCCAAGAATGTGGAAGTGACCGGTGATGCCACCTGTGGTAGTGGTGACGAGGATACCGTAAGCTTCCACAACACCCCGCTTGGCAAGTTCACCATCAGCTATGATTCGTTGCCAATGGATGGTCATGGTGCAACCAAAGCGACCGTTAGCTGTACTGGCGAAGGTGTCGGTACCGTTATCGCTGAAACCGATCTGTTCGATGGCGACAGCGAGACTTCCAGCAGTCTCAACTTCGAGACTCAGGCGACCTATACCTGCACCATCGTAGTTGACCCCTAA
- a CDS encoding dockerin type I domain-containing protein — MRLSRLLFTKLWLSKSKQNQRLLNATHRCNHSALGGIRTKATANVARRRLLWTPLTLATMALMLTSPVQAGKPTTKGKQDTTGATYTPLSLTVEDYYFRYGPRPENCLGEDDELDWKAIGGLKPGESFTFTPQYPGCQSHPAAITVNLSWEGSELVLSSAAPDADMQSEDPGQKGREIIAPSVANRAQLCMFPTYSSNDEFYSVTVTNVGTSNANNIVLDGRSDNDWAIKFYNRCMNADADNDGWNDSLEHSISTLLYSVGYVDGVYQPYILWGSNYLKAKADTSAADDEVDSSPVDFNDDGVINNLDVEEISWYLGEGNGIPQSQISPNPSNPGYLWTNAREWRRYDVDGDGYVGQSDIDIVLTLVGRPMPMSEDVIVPTGRVMEPEGGSVPKGTYYQIKGHVWDNAAVTKVEYLVDGRVLCSATDPVPSFGYTSAFHTCWWDVPKRQGLYELSIRVYDAAGNVSTSDGLVVSAN, encoded by the coding sequence ATGCGCCTTTCCAGGCTTCTGTTTACTAAGCTGTGGCTTAGTAAATCAAAACAAAATCAGCGTTTACTCAACGCTACTCACCGATGCAATCATAGTGCCCTGGGCGGCATTCGCACTAAGGCAACAGCGAACGTTGCTCGGCGCCGATTGCTGTGGACCCCGCTGACATTAGCGACCATGGCTCTGATGCTCACCAGTCCTGTACAGGCGGGCAAGCCCACAACGAAGGGCAAGCAGGACACAACGGGGGCGACTTATACGCCGCTGAGCCTCACAGTAGAGGACTACTATTTCCGCTACGGCCCAAGACCAGAAAATTGCTTGGGTGAAGACGATGAATTGGACTGGAAAGCGATCGGCGGTCTGAAGCCAGGTGAAAGCTTCACGTTCACTCCACAATACCCCGGCTGCCAGAGCCACCCGGCTGCAATCACGGTCAACCTCTCCTGGGAGGGTTCCGAACTCGTCTTGTCCAGCGCAGCGCCGGATGCAGACATGCAGAGCGAGGATCCGGGCCAAAAAGGCAGGGAAATTATCGCTCCCTCGGTGGCCAACCGGGCACAGCTGTGCATGTTCCCCACGTACAGCTCGAACGACGAGTTTTACAGCGTAACCGTAACCAATGTTGGCACGTCCAACGCCAACAACATCGTGCTAGACGGTCGTAGCGATAATGACTGGGCCATCAAATTTTACAATCGTTGCATGAATGCCGATGCCGACAATGACGGCTGGAACGACAGCCTCGAACACTCCATTTCAACGCTGCTGTACTCGGTTGGTTATGTCGATGGCGTCTACCAGCCTTACATCCTCTGGGGCAGCAACTATCTGAAAGCCAAAGCTGATACCAGTGCAGCGGATGACGAAGTCGACAGCTCTCCCGTCGACTTCAATGACGACGGAGTAATAAACAACCTCGATGTCGAAGAGATCAGCTGGTATCTCGGCGAAGGAAACGGCATCCCCCAAAGCCAGATCAGCCCTAACCCCAGCAATCCTGGCTATCTGTGGACCAACGCCCGGGAATGGCGCCGCTACGATGTGGACGGTGATGGCTATGTCGGGCAGTCCGACATCGATATCGTCTTGACACTGGTGGGACGCCCAATGCCAATGAGTGAGGACGTCATCGTGCCGACTGGACGAGTGATGGAACCGGAAGGCGGCAGCGTTCCCAAGGGCACCTATTATCAGATCAAAGGTCACGTCTGGGACAACGCCGCCGTAACAAAGGTCGAGTATCTGGTTGATGGACGAGTTCTGTGCTCCGCTACCGACCCGGTACCCAGCTTCGGCTACACCTCTGCGTTCCATACCTGCTGGTGGGACGTTCCCAAACGACAGGGTTTATATGAACTCTCGATCAGGGTCTATGACGCGGCGGGAAATGTATCGACCAGTGACGGACTTGTTGTCTCGGCAAACTGA
- a CDS encoding prepilin-type N-terminal cleavage/methylation domain-containing protein: MNGRQSQGFTLVELLIALLLTGLVAMLVFGAFRIATGSWERVIRQQERAHESYLVQSFVRRLLEQAQPLRVRDTETRLSVAMYGDAQQLTFVTELPARRGSAQLYWCQLRVKGPDNGQPRQLIMTTRVYTEGEVIDWQNPLESSGEGINGEQIALTEPQERVLLQGVAELELEYLYYDESDQPEWRREWQDQSVLPYLVRLRALPEDDNGLAGEAVTAFWPQLTVSPTEYRYGGKTLL; this comes from the coding sequence ATGAACGGCCGCCAAAGCCAGGGTTTCACCCTGGTAGAGCTGCTGATCGCATTGCTGCTGACCGGGCTGGTGGCCATGCTGGTGTTTGGCGCCTTTCGCATCGCTACGGGCAGCTGGGAACGGGTGATCCGGCAGCAGGAGCGGGCGCACGAAAGCTATCTGGTGCAAAGCTTTGTGCGCCGCCTGCTGGAGCAGGCGCAGCCCTTGCGGGTGCGGGATACTGAAACGCGACTGTCGGTTGCCATGTACGGTGACGCACAGCAGCTGACCTTCGTTACCGAGCTGCCCGCGCGCAGGGGTTCGGCGCAACTCTACTGGTGTCAGCTGCGCGTGAAGGGTCCGGATAACGGCCAGCCCCGCCAGCTGATCATGACAACGCGGGTCTATACCGAAGGTGAGGTCATCGACTGGCAGAACCCGCTTGAGTCGAGCGGCGAGGGTATCAACGGCGAGCAGATTGCCCTTACTGAACCGCAAGAGAGAGTGCTGCTGCAGGGCGTCGCCGAACTTGAACTTGAGTATCTCTATTACGATGAGAGTGATCAGCCGGAGTGGCGCCGGGAATGGCAGGACCAATCCGTATTGCCCTATCTGGTGCGTCTGCGTGCGTTGCCTGAGGATGACAATGGCCTGGCGGGCGAGGCTGTTACCGCCTTCTGGCCGCAGCTGACGGTGTCACCGACGGAGTACCGCTATGGCGGCAAAACCCTGTTGTAA